A DNA window from Pogona vitticeps strain Pit_001003342236 chromosome 2, PviZW2.1, whole genome shotgun sequence contains the following coding sequences:
- the IER3 gene encoding radiation-inducible immediate-early gene IEX-1: MNTLYYGSPAMCYASEPRLTALEMPKIPARPEPTGPQYFTFDPLPQVEISPTHRKVSKTNRIKKRSRRVLYPPVAKRYYPTEEPSYAKRLLFILLAIVLFQIYNAEEELPAVAPSLSTEENTSSCFSEIAESSREPLPLEEPLPTVFSVEIMEGDNMTSWYWEEEEVSESAVDITQFLEQSPAAF, from the exons ATGAACACTTTGTACTACGGCTCGCCTGCTATGTGCTACGCTTCTGAACCCAGACTGACGGCGCTGGAGATGCCCAAGATCCCTGCAAGGCCGGAGCCCACGGGGCCCCAGTACTTTACCTTTGATCCTCTTCCGCAGGTCGAGATAAGCCCAACTCATAGGAAAGTCTCTAAGACGAACAGGATCAAGAAGCGATCCCGGAGGGTCCTCTATCCCCCAGTG GCGAAACGCTACTACCCCACAGAAGAACCCAGCTATGCCAAACGCCTTCTCTTTATCCTCCTTGCTATCGTCCTCTTCCAAATCTACAATGCTGAGGAGGAGCTCCCCGCCGTGGCGCCCTCTTTGAGCACAGAAGAAAACACCTCCAGTTGCTTCTCAGAGATAGCAGAATCCAGCAGAGAACCCCTTCCCCTGGAAGAACCACTTCCTACAGTATTCTCTGTGGAAATCATGGAGGGGGACAATATGACCAGCTGGTactgggaagaggaggaggtctCCGAATCTGCTGTTGACATCACCCAGTTTTTGGAGCAGAGCCCAGCTGCGTTTTGA